The Mucilaginibacter yixingensis genome window below encodes:
- a CDS encoding LytTR family DNA-binding domain-containing protein → MKSVLIIDDEPLARLVVREYLQEVDGVEVLAECGDGFEGIKAIMQHQPDLIFLDVQMPKINGFEMLELVENPPAVIFATAFDEYAIKAFEAHAVDYLLKPFSKDRFQKAVEKFLSQTPAAAPAAQKQTEQLLETAAANTAQQERIVVKTGTKVKIIPVADVTYLEADDDYVSIHTAEGSFLKNKTMSFFEQTLDPGRFVRVHRSYIVSVQEITRIDPYEKDAHLAILKSGAKIPVSKTGYVKLKQVLGI, encoded by the coding sequence ATGAAAAGTGTTTTAATTATTGATGATGAACCATTGGCTCGACTGGTGGTGCGCGAGTATTTGCAGGAAGTTGATGGCGTAGAAGTATTGGCCGAGTGCGGCGACGGCTTTGAAGGCATCAAAGCCATTATGCAGCACCAGCCCGACCTGATTTTTCTGGACGTGCAGATGCCCAAAATAAACGGTTTTGAAATGCTGGAACTGGTAGAAAACCCGCCGGCCGTTATCTTCGCCACTGCATTTGATGAGTATGCTATCAAAGCTTTTGAGGCGCACGCGGTTGATTATCTGCTGAAACCTTTCAGTAAAGATCGTTTCCAAAAAGCGGTAGAAAAATTCCTGTCGCAAACCCCGGCAGCTGCGCCCGCTGCCCAGAAGCAAACCGAGCAGTTGCTGGAAACCGCCGCTGCCAACACTGCTCAGCAGGAGCGCATCGTGGTAAAAACCGGCACCAAAGTAAAGATCATCCCTGTTGCCGATGTAACTTACCTGGAAGCCGATGATGATTACGTAAGCATCCACACGGCCGAAGGTTCGTTCCTCAAGAATAAAACCATGAGTTTCTTTGAACAAACGCTTGATCCGGGCAGGTTTGTTCGCGTGCACCGCTCTTACATTGTCAGCGTGCAGGAAATTACCCGTATAGATCCGTATGAGAAAGATGCGCACCTGGCCATTCTAAAATCAGGCGCTAAAATCCCGGTTAGCAAAACGGGCTATGTGAAGTTGAAACAGGTGTTAGGGATATAA